One Deinococcus aerolatus genomic window carries:
- a CDS encoding DUF2272 domain-containing protein has protein sequence MDPELYELLEEGDPGDEVAVVVRLLDPARPPAGMRVVAAFGEIVTARVRRGAIPEVWRDPRVDSVKAPRGLSADLEPPQLYDLAEELVFTPNDTRRPPGLGVTGRGVVIGVIDWGCDFAHPDFRHPDGSTRLLTLWDQRPRGRADAMPYGYGRIFDAQRINAALQRSDPYAALDYHPADADPGLGAHGTHTLGIAGGNGRGGGPSGVAPEADLVFVHMGAREGPDAVPLGNSAELLEGLDLISQIAAGRPCAVNLSLGRHAGEKTGRSLVERALDAWVALAPGRAIGQSCGNYFERRTHAEWTLRPGGRHRFKIRVNPDDRSPNELDLWYPGRDRLGVEVCSADGRFRLRAARGQRATAHLEGREVVRLYHRAFDPNNGDHQVSVRFEVVPGVASWQVTLTGEDVQDGRVHAWIERDSACGSCQSRFPREEADTRVTLGTICTGYRTLAVGAYDPHREDRPLGRFSSCGPTRDGRPKPDLIAPGVMVLAPRSRARDGGEKRLYTRMSGTSMAAPHVTGTLALMFEAAGEPLDIVTTRRLLLASCEPAGPELDPARVGSGYLDTRRAVQAAQSGHVAPLPVREEARPMSEFSPLPEDLSPAAGPAGAAPEGVGGLPDSDSPGKLEAFPPDAASTDTAPEFTPLPDGEEEPFVSDVDPDLTALEFASALEDGTQGFSQAGTDQALDRDPPAGLRFLEHFEAGLDRDHPPSAAQVLREAAWGRHAADAWRGPLRPHEVWQAYGEGAFPAVRAALEPALALVGAPGDTLPGLEPGDLLVQRAGGSPFTAVSVVRAAGLGSAPVWRVAAGDVRPTHARALDDAGRVGAHTVVLRPRAAPDTTDAAEGAGRCPDVTVAPADRPRLLTRGSVHPAVREVQRKLSAFHLAQLLRGQPGLPGAPLSEDCVYGALTQGAVLEFQRQVFPGLNAEHDGKVGERTWAQLDAVVLLPGAGPLAALTVEGLALLDDGLTRPLTWDDVIGLDAARANVRLTVSGLPAAVLPAEMEVVVSSRPPNRDAGTATLDAGTLLRLPRVSTGPGGRARYGLSRAPGDLGAFLAVETQRKEVATLVRQTDHLGPGTSDGAFRDALGWAPRGRATLPNSRSGTTGDPAGEVPDARKLFLAAGVEVLEVTALPLPGVRVTAPPARALVRSPADVVYYSGHGSSAHNCLLFEGISREESCWLKPADLVPHWRSPLDLDVLILAGCSVLRVDFPTFGDPGGNGLAWARLLTTQGGPLRAILGYGGSAPADARGGDDIARAMATRMAAGSRDFARDWLEVNEAARAWNAVALDTRGYWDFTTFHNIRGPRPLPSGAREGGLPGDAEAGESADLPDAFFAGVREVAATIGAQPLHLLQVMMAESGINPAAHNPHGHASGLIQFMPATLVRLGWTAGHEAFRQLGAVQQLPFVLRFYLPYRPAGLTSTARLYQATFLPATLALGSDPDTVLAGREGPYPGAYAGNPGLDRRDDGTIRVSDLTAAVERQCRGPRWEEARARLEGTSPRPHPPTPPGPTPPRPGGRPTLRVGARGPAVQEAQRRLNAVHARLLAAGQPGLPGAPLAGDGAFGPRTRAAVVAFQQRAFPGQPREHDGVIGARTWAQLDEWAGGSGPGPVPPAPHPPQPGPPTPGTPWTALRADAVRIALEEYARWHPGGTALTETDPVMRPVLRGYWMEGVGLGGAAADQAIEDRRAWSAAFISWVMRRAGAGPQFRYASGHTVYCAAAKRNRTAGDLGNPFWLYDVTERAPEVGDLVCTGRQNSGVTYANVDDGQFRLSHCDLVVEVTPGRLGVIGGNVGNTVGRKVLRIGADGRVLTDGGQRQYFAVLRVRTDPGQE, from the coding sequence ATGGACCCCGAGCTGTACGAACTTCTGGAGGAAGGTGACCCCGGGGACGAGGTTGCAGTGGTCGTGCGCCTGCTCGACCCGGCGCGTCCCCCCGCCGGAATGCGGGTGGTTGCCGCCTTCGGGGAGATCGTCACGGCGCGGGTGCGGCGCGGCGCCATCCCCGAGGTGTGGCGCGATCCGCGTGTGGACAGCGTCAAGGCGCCCCGTGGCCTCAGCGCGGACCTGGAGCCGCCCCAGCTGTATGACCTCGCCGAGGAGCTGGTCTTCACCCCCAACGATACGCGGCGCCCACCCGGGCTCGGCGTCACCGGGCGCGGGGTGGTGATCGGTGTCATCGACTGGGGCTGCGATTTCGCGCACCCGGATTTCCGCCACCCGGACGGCAGCACACGTCTGCTCACCCTGTGGGACCAGCGCCCGCGCGGCAGGGCGGACGCCATGCCCTACGGCTATGGCCGGATCTTTGATGCGCAGCGGATCAATGCGGCCCTGCAACGTTCCGACCCCTATGCGGCGCTGGACTATCATCCCGCTGACGCCGACCCTGGCCTGGGTGCCCACGGCACGCACACGCTGGGCATCGCGGGCGGCAACGGCCGGGGCGGCGGCCCCTCGGGGGTGGCGCCTGAGGCCGATCTGGTGTTTGTCCACATGGGGGCCCGGGAAGGGCCGGACGCGGTCCCCCTGGGCAACTCGGCCGAGCTGCTGGAGGGACTGGACCTGATCTCACAAATCGCGGCAGGGCGGCCCTGCGCGGTCAACCTCAGCCTGGGGCGGCACGCGGGCGAGAAGACCGGGCGCAGTCTGGTGGAGCGGGCGCTGGACGCCTGGGTGGCGCTGGCGCCGGGGCGGGCCATCGGGCAGAGCTGCGGGAACTACTTTGAGCGCCGGACCCACGCCGAGTGGACCCTGCGCCCCGGCGGGAGGCACCGCTTCAAGATCCGGGTCAATCCCGACGACCGCAGCCCCAACGAACTTGACCTGTGGTACCCGGGCCGTGACCGTCTGGGCGTGGAGGTCTGCTCGGCGGACGGACGTTTCCGGCTGCGGGCGGCGCGGGGCCAGCGGGCCACGGCGCATCTGGAAGGCCGCGAGGTCGTGCGGCTCTACCACCGCGCCTTTGACCCCAACAACGGGGACCATCAGGTCAGCGTGCGTTTCGAGGTCGTGCCGGGCGTTGCCTCCTGGCAGGTCACCCTGACCGGCGAGGACGTGCAGGACGGCCGCGTTCACGCCTGGATCGAGCGCGACAGTGCCTGCGGCAGCTGTCAGTCGCGTTTTCCCCGGGAGGAGGCCGACACCCGCGTCACCCTGGGCACCATCTGCACGGGGTACCGCACGCTGGCGGTGGGCGCCTACGACCCGCACCGCGAGGACCGGCCGCTGGGGCGCTTTTCCAGTTGCGGACCCACCCGTGATGGGCGGCCCAAGCCCGACCTGATCGCCCCCGGCGTGATGGTCCTGGCCCCCCGCTCGCGGGCGCGGGACGGGGGGGAGAAGCGGCTCTACACCCGCATGTCCGGCACCAGCATGGCGGCGCCCCACGTCACCGGCACGCTGGCCCTGATGTTTGAGGCCGCCGGGGAGCCGCTCGACATCGTCACCACCCGGCGCCTGCTGCTCGCCAGTTGTGAACCCGCCGGACCGGAGCTGGACCCTGCCCGCGTCGGCAGCGGCTACCTGGACACCCGGCGGGCGGTGCAGGCGGCGCAGTCCGGCCACGTCGCCCCACTGCCTGTGAGAGAGGAGGCCCGGCCCATGTCTGAATTCAGTCCCCTGCCCGAAGACCTTTCACCCGCTGCGGGTCCAGCCGGAGCCGCGCCGGAGGGCGTGGGCGGCCTGCCGGACAGCGACTCCCCCGGAAAGCTGGAGGCCTTCCCCCCTGACGCAGCATCCACCGACACGGCGCCGGAGTTCACTCCCCTGCCGGACGGCGAGGAGGAGCCCTTCGTCTCCGACGTGGACCCGGACCTGACTGCCCTGGAATTTGCCTCCGCCCTGGAGGACGGGACGCAAGGGTTCTCCCAGGCAGGAACGGATCAAGCTCTGGACCGGGACCCGCCGGCGGGCCTGCGTTTCCTCGAACACTTCGAGGCGGGACTGGACCGGGATCACCCCCCCTCGGCGGCGCAGGTGCTGCGGGAGGCAGCCTGGGGCCGGCACGCCGCCGACGCCTGGCGCGGCCCGCTGCGGCCGCACGAGGTCTGGCAGGCCTACGGCGAGGGGGCGTTCCCGGCGGTGCGCGCGGCGCTGGAGCCGGCGCTGGCGCTGGTCGGGGCCCCGGGCGACACGCTGCCGGGGCTGGAGCCGGGCGACCTGCTGGTGCAGCGGGCCGGCGGCAGCCCCTTCACCGCGGTGTCGGTGGTGCGTGCCGCGGGACTGGGCTCCGCACCGGTGTGGCGGGTGGCCGCCGGGGACGTGCGCCCCACCCACGCCCGGGCGCTCGACGATGCGGGGCGGGTGGGCGCACACACGGTCGTGCTGCGCCCCCGCGCCGCGCCTGACACCACCGACGCCGCTGAAGGGGCCGGGCGCTGCCCTGACGTCACCGTGGCCCCCGCCGACCGCCCCCGGCTCCTCACGCGCGGCTCGGTTCACCCCGCCGTGCGCGAGGTGCAGCGGAAGCTGAGCGCTTTTCACCTCGCCCAGCTCCTGCGCGGCCAGCCGGGGCTGCCGGGCGCACCACTCAGCGAGGACTGCGTCTACGGCGCGCTCACCCAGGGGGCGGTGCTGGAATTCCAGCGTCAGGTCTTCCCTGGCCTGAACGCCGAACACGACGGCAAGGTCGGTGAGCGCACCTGGGCACAGCTCGACGCGGTGGTCCTGCTGCCCGGCGCGGGGCCGCTGGCCGCGCTGACGGTCGAGGGGCTCGCTCTGCTGGACGACGGCCTGACCCGGCCGCTGACCTGGGACGACGTGATCGGGCTGGATGCGGCCCGGGCCAACGTCCGTCTGACGGTGTCTGGCCTGCCCGCGGCGGTGCTGCCTGCCGAGATGGAGGTTGTGGTGTCGAGCCGCCCGCCCAACCGCGACGCGGGGACCGCCACGCTGGACGCGGGGACCCTGCTGCGCCTGCCGCGCGTGTCCACCGGACCCGGCGGGCGCGCGCGGTACGGGCTGTCGCGTGCTCCCGGCGATCTGGGCGCCTTTCTGGCCGTGGAGACGCAGCGCAAGGAGGTGGCGACGCTGGTCCGGCAAACCGATCACCTGGGGCCGGGCACCAGTGACGGGGCGTTCCGTGACGCGCTGGGCTGGGCGCCGCGCGGACGGGCTACCCTCCCAAACAGCCGCAGCGGCACCACGGGCGATCCGGCCGGCGAGGTGCCTGACGCCCGCAAACTCTTTCTGGCCGCGGGCGTGGAGGTGCTGGAGGTCACGGCCCTGCCGCTGCCAGGGGTCCGGGTCACAGCCCCGCCCGCACGGGCCCTGGTCCGCAGCCCCGCCGATGTCGTGTATTACTCCGGCCACGGCTCCAGCGCGCACAACTGCCTGCTGTTTGAGGGGATCTCGCGCGAGGAGTCGTGCTGGCTCAAACCCGCTGACCTGGTGCCTCACTGGCGCAGCCCGCTGGACCTCGACGTCCTGATTCTGGCCGGCTGTTCGGTGCTGCGGGTGGACTTTCCCACCTTCGGCGATCCGGGCGGCAACGGGCTGGCCTGGGCGCGGCTGCTGACCACCCAGGGCGGCCCGCTGAGGGCGATCCTGGGCTACGGCGGCTCGGCTCCGGCCGACGCGAGAGGCGGCGACGACATCGCCCGGGCGATGGCCACCCGGATGGCGGCCGGATCACGCGACTTTGCGCGCGACTGGCTGGAGGTGAATGAGGCCGCCCGGGCCTGGAACGCGGTCGCCCTCGACACCCGGGGCTACTGGGACTTCACGACCTTCCACAACATCCGGGGGCCGCGCCCGCTGCCCTCGGGGGCCAGGGAGGGCGGCCTGCCGGGAGACGCCGAGGCGGGCGAGAGTGCCGACCTGCCCGACGCCTTCTTTGCCGGGGTGCGTGAGGTCGCGGCCACCATCGGCGCCCAGCCGCTGCACCTGTTGCAGGTCATGATGGCCGAGAGCGGCATCAACCCGGCCGCGCACAATCCGCACGGCCACGCCAGCGGCCTGATCCAGTTCATGCCCGCCACCCTGGTGCGCCTGGGCTGGACGGCGGGCCATGAGGCCTTCCGGCAACTGGGGGCCGTGCAACAGCTGCCCTTCGTCCTGCGCTTCTACCTGCCGTACCGCCCGGCAGGGCTGACCTCCACCGCCCGGCTGTACCAGGCGACCTTCCTGCCCGCGACCCTGGCGCTGGGCTCAGACCCGGACACGGTGCTCGCCGGGCGCGAGGGTCCTTACCCTGGCGCCTACGCCGGGAACCCTGGCCTGGACCGCCGGGATGACGGCACCATTCGCGTCTCCGACCTGACGGCGGCGGTGGAGCGGCAGTGCCGGGGCCCTCGCTGGGAAGAGGCCCGCGCCCGGCTGGAGGGGACCTCGCCGCGGCCCCACCCGCCCACTCCACCCGGCCCCACGCCTCCCAGGCCCGGCGGGCGGCCCACCCTGCGCGTCGGTGCCCGGGGCCCTGCGGTGCAGGAGGCGCAGCGGCGGCTCAATGCCGTTCACGCTCGCCTCCTTGCCGCCGGCCAGCCGGGTCTGCCCGGCGCTCCCCTCGCCGGGGACGGGGCCTTCGGTCCCCGGACCCGCGCGGCCGTCGTCGCCTTCCAGCAGCGTGCCTTTCCAGGTCAGCCGCGCGAGCACGACGGCGTGATCGGGGCGCGCACCTGGGCGCAGCTCGACGAATGGGCGGGTGGGTCCGGACCGGGTCCGGTGCCGCCCGCACCGCATCCGCCCCAGCCTGGCCCGCCCACCCCGGGCACCCCCTGGACGGCCCTCAGGGCAGACGCGGTGCGGATCGCGCTGGAAGAATACGCCCGCTGGCACCCCGGCGGGACGGCCCTCACGGAAACCGACCCCGTGATGCGCCCGGTGCTGCGTGGGTACTGGATGGAGGGCGTGGGGCTGGGGGGCGCCGCCGCCGATCAGGCCATCGAGGACCGCCGCGCCTGGAGCGCCGCGTTCATCTCCTGGGTGATGCGGCGGGCAGGGGCAGGCCCGCAGTTCCGCTACGCCTCGGGCCACACCGTCTACTGCGCCGCGGCCAAGCGCAACCGCACGGCGGGTGACCTCGGCAATCCATTCTGGCTCTACGACGTCACCGAACGGGCCCCGGAGGTGGGCGATCTCGTGTGCACCGGCCGCCAGAACAGCGGGGTGACGTACGCCAACGTGGACGACGGTCAGTTCCGCCTCTCTCACTGTGACCTGGTGGTGGAGGTGACGCCCGGGCGGCTCGGCGTGATCGGCGGCAATGTGGGCAACACGGTGGGGCGCAAGGTGCTGCGCATCGGCGCAGATGGCCGGGTGCTCACGGACGGCGGACAGCGCCAGTATTTCGCTGTGCTGCGGGTGCGCACCGACCCCGGCCAGGAATAG
- a CDS encoding peptidoglycan-binding protein, translating to MTAPLDPPTLTLSPNPSTRASPGREEVRDVPGLESHRGPGPVLILRWNTLDVTDTVDVVLHFHGFSGRGAAMNLVSDKEAASGLDWSDPRGLDPAPGRTRPTLALLPRGHFYGGRTGSGYDFPALVRPGGARALIDWSLARFAARVGVPTLTPGRLILTAHSGGGAALWRVLGDLNPHEVHVFDALYQSPAPLLRWAGRRIEDDAAAPGDLETHMRERGGALRVIYTAHGGTAGNSLEARRGLDRMLAAHPGLRRWYAAELTATPHGEVPRRFGWRLLRDAGAALPGLSSSGTPATPLGTGGQPTLRPGARGGAVREAQRRLNAAHAREVAAGRPGLPGAPLTEDGAFGRGTQAAVIAFQRLAFPGEPGRHDGVIGPATWARLEAVGTAQPAGLPGTPPLAEETFEFADEEAEGAPPPLPVTAQPRAVPPDDPVPFAPLPAPGAFWPLRTDDPRGRLVSHVTAEGRTVGRAGRAFMARRQGVRDGQTLPRWHVGLDLFARAGDTVVACETGRIVEFAFFYRARSGQRTYRLLVAHAGVVVNYGEVTADSLTRHGLAVGDRVQAGQPIGVVSDTNMLHFETYTPGTERSFQWWPDRPRPESLLNPTRYLLALQARGEGHTAPAPAEQVAGGTAPGAGYAPAPLTGPRVPPGFRAVARRGQVRGLARYGGRRVDEVLGELAAAGHISLTREDIDTLQRVANVETGGLIQGLNTWDSAVVSIGFMQWTLQHGKLQEWIRRAGTAFARHGIELDPARTYSWTRQGRSVAEQGAIRGAATRDELRWDGWAQRFFNAGLDGEAVAVEAALAVEHLQRHRTGLRAHLRNPELYDVFMGHYRASLRVRGLFQAAYNNLPAAAKRGTAAALAAAGAAGTERFAALLEEGLLAAYAERGDHGTRIVSETRTGARVP from the coding sequence ATGACCGCGCCCTTGGACCCCCCCACCCTCACCCTGTCCCCCAACCCCTCTACCCGCGCGTCCCCGGGCCGGGAGGAGGTGCGGGACGTGCCGGGGCTCGAGAGCCACCGGGGCCCGGGGCCGGTCCTGATCCTGCGCTGGAACACCCTGGACGTCACGGACACGGTGGACGTGGTCCTGCACTTCCACGGCTTCTCGGGGCGCGGCGCGGCCATGAACCTGGTGAGCGACAAGGAGGCGGCCAGCGGCCTCGACTGGAGCGACCCCCGCGGGCTGGACCCGGCGCCGGGGCGGACCCGGCCCACCCTGGCGCTGCTGCCCCGCGGCCACTTCTACGGTGGGCGCACGGGCAGCGGGTATGACTTCCCGGCCCTGGTGCGGCCTGGCGGGGCGCGCGCGCTGATCGACTGGAGCCTGGCGCGTTTCGCGGCGCGGGTGGGCGTGCCCACGCTGACCCCCGGCCGCCTGATTCTCACGGCACACTCGGGCGGGGGCGCGGCGCTGTGGCGGGTGCTGGGCGACCTCAACCCCCACGAGGTCCATGTGTTTGACGCCCTCTACCAGAGCCCGGCTCCCCTGCTGCGCTGGGCGGGGCGGCGCATCGAGGACGACGCGGCGGCCCCTGGAGATCTGGAAACCCACATGCGCGAGCGGGGCGGCGCCCTGCGGGTGATCTACACCGCGCATGGGGGCACGGCTGGCAACAGTCTCGAGGCGCGGCGGGGGCTGGACCGGATGCTGGCCGCGCACCCTGGGCTCCGGCGCTGGTACGCCGCCGAACTCACGGCCACGCCGCACGGTGAGGTGCCGCGCCGCTTCGGCTGGAGGCTGCTCAGAGACGCGGGGGCAGCGCTGCCAGGGCTCTCGTCCTCCGGCACGCCGGCCACCCCTTTGGGAACTGGCGGACAGCCCACCCTGCGCCCCGGTGCGCGGGGCGGGGCCGTGCGGGAGGCCCAGCGCAGGCTCAACGCCGCGCACGCCCGCGAGGTGGCCGCCGGGCGGCCCGGCCTCCCCGGCGCTCCCCTGACCGAGGACGGGGCCTTCGGGCGGGGGACGCAGGCGGCCGTCATCGCCTTCCAGCGCCTGGCCTTTCCCGGCGAACCGGGGCGGCACGACGGCGTGATCGGTCCGGCAACCTGGGCCCGGCTGGAGGCGGTGGGGACAGCGCAACCTGCGGGCCTCCCCGGGACACCTCCCCTTGCGGAAGAAACCTTTGAATTCGCCGACGAGGAAGCGGAAGGGGCGCCTCCCCCGCTGCCGGTGACCGCCCAGCCCCGGGCGGTGCCGCCAGATGATCCGGTGCCGTTCGCGCCGCTCCCCGCCCCCGGCGCCTTCTGGCCGCTGCGCACCGACGACCCACGCGGACGGCTGGTGTCCCACGTCACCGCCGAGGGCCGGACGGTGGGCCGCGCCGGGCGGGCCTTCATGGCGCGTCGCCAGGGCGTCCGTGACGGCCAGACGCTCCCCCGCTGGCACGTGGGCCTGGACCTCTTCGCCCGGGCCGGCGACACGGTCGTCGCCTGCGAGACGGGCCGCATCGTCGAATTCGCCTTCTTCTACCGGGCGCGGTCCGGGCAGCGCACCTACCGCTTGCTGGTGGCCCATGCGGGGGTGGTTGTCAACTACGGTGAAGTCACCGCCGACTCGCTGACCCGCCACGGCCTGGCCGTCGGGGACCGGGTGCAGGCGGGGCAGCCCATCGGCGTGGTGAGCGACACGAACATGCTGCATTTTGAAACCTACACGCCAGGCACGGAGCGGAGCTTCCAGTGGTGGCCCGACCGCCCGCGCCCGGAAAGCCTGCTCAACCCGACCCGCTACCTGCTCGCGCTGCAGGCGCGGGGGGAAGGCCACACGGCGCCGGCCCCGGCAGAGCAGGTGGCCGGCGGCACCGCACCTGGGGCCGGATACGCCCCAGCTCCCCTCACCGGCCCGCGCGTCCCCCCGGGTTTCCGGGCGGTGGCGCGGCGGGGTCAGGTGCGGGGGCTGGCCCGCTACGGGGGCAGACGGGTGGACGAGGTGCTGGGGGAGCTGGCGGCGGCGGGCCACATCTCCCTGACCAGGGAAGACATCGACACCCTGCAGCGCGTCGCCAATGTCGAGACGGGAGGGCTGATCCAGGGGCTGAACACCTGGGACAGCGCCGTGGTCAGCATTGGCTTCATGCAGTGGACCCTCCAGCACGGCAAGCTGCAGGAGTGGATTCGCCGGGCCGGGACCGCCTTTGCCCGTCACGGCATCGAGCTGGACCCCGCCCGCACATACAGCTGGACCCGGCAGGGCCGGAGCGTCGCCGAGCAGGGGGCCATCCGGGGGGCCGCCACCCGCGACGAGCTGCGCTGGGACGGCTGGGCACAGCGCTTCTTCAACGCGGGCCTGGACGGGGAGGCCGTCGCCGTCGAGGCGGCGCTGGCCGTGGAACACCTGCAGCGGCACCGCACGGGACTGCGGGCCCATCTGCGCAATCCGGAGCTCTATGACGTGTTCATGGGCCACTACCGTGCCTCGCTGAGGGTGCGGGGGCTCTTTCAGGCGGCGTACAACAACCTGCCCGCCGCCGCAAAGCGCGGCACGGCGGCGGCGCTGGCGGCCGCAGGGGCGGCGGGCACCGAACGTTTCGCAGCGCTGCTGGAAGAGGGGTTGCTGGCTGCGTACGCCGAGCGCGGCGATCACGGGACACGCATCGTGTCTGAAACGCGGACCGGGGCACGCGTCCCCTGA
- a CDS encoding nuclease-related domain-containing DEAD/DEAH box helicase — protein sequence MATLIPGWRELNTLSTPLTAGEAHLLAFLERDLGPEWEVFAQPYLNGTRPDVVALHPTRGALILEVKDWALECYSWGQGRREWRVRGSHGEGAVQNPFGKVEFYRENILRFLVPEVGALVREQGWQALGVVRVGVYFHGASAAQLARFTAGRVHRAVWQLGRDSLVPGAAEGWVTRRANAPAVFAPLLRAWLNPPLHAAEQQAPLRLSRSQEQLAQPAPGHVRIRGVAGSGKTLVLAARAARVALAGGRVLVVSFNITLWHLLRDGVRRAGGGAALRNVTFGHFHGLASTLGNEAGLTWAECGGDPALLVRRAAAQLGVSFDAVLVDEAQDLEDDWGQALLGLVREGGQFVAAGDELQNVYGRGGGWLSATRFGRWRELRSSVRLHDDVVRWANAFARAYLPGVGLLAESDQPMLPLGAPELQWRDLPSRDAALDALVERARELRHAGAQASDVALLVPDHAFGLELVARLGAQGVNVNHVFTGDQDDKRQKYAFWMGDARLKACTVHSFKGWEARHVVAVLDTVGALSPPQAMLAFTAITRAQGSLTILNLSGHFRGFPGLVAALEPTAQGAA from the coding sequence ATGGCAACCCTGATTCCCGGCTGGCGTGAACTGAATACCCTGTCCACGCCGCTGACCGCGGGCGAGGCGCACCTGCTGGCGTTCCTGGAAAGGGACCTGGGGCCAGAGTGGGAGGTGTTCGCGCAGCCGTACCTGAACGGCACCCGTCCGGACGTGGTCGCGCTGCACCCCACGCGCGGGGCGTTGATTCTGGAGGTCAAGGACTGGGCGCTGGAGTGCTACTCGTGGGGCCAGGGGCGCCGGGAGTGGCGGGTGCGCGGTTCGCACGGTGAGGGCGCGGTGCAAAACCCCTTCGGGAAGGTGGAATTCTACCGGGAGAACATCCTGCGCTTCCTGGTGCCGGAGGTGGGGGCGCTGGTGCGCGAGCAGGGCTGGCAGGCGCTGGGCGTGGTGCGGGTGGGCGTGTACTTTCACGGGGCGAGCGCGGCGCAGCTGGCACGCTTCACGGCCGGCCGGGTTCACCGGGCGGTGTGGCAGCTGGGACGCGACAGCCTGGTGCCGGGCGCGGCGGAGGGCTGGGTGACACGCCGGGCAAACGCGCCGGCGGTGTTCGCCCCGCTGTTGCGGGCCTGGCTGAACCCGCCGCTGCACGCGGCGGAACAGCAGGCACCGCTGCGGCTCTCGCGGTCGCAGGAGCAGCTGGCCCAGCCCGCGCCGGGGCATGTGCGCATACGCGGCGTGGCAGGCAGCGGCAAGACCCTGGTCCTGGCGGCCCGCGCGGCCCGCGTGGCGCTGGCGGGCGGGCGGGTGCTGGTCGTGAGCTTCAACATCACGCTGTGGCACCTGCTGCGCGACGGCGTGCGGCGGGCAGGCGGGGGCGCGGCCCTGCGCAACGTGACCTTCGGGCACTTTCATGGCCTGGCCTCCACGCTGGGCAACGAGGCGGGGCTGACCTGGGCAGAGTGCGGGGGTGATCCGGCGCTGCTGGTGCGGCGGGCAGCGGCCCAGTTAGGCGTGTCGTTCGACGCGGTGCTGGTGGACGAGGCCCAGGACCTGGAAGACGACTGGGGTCAGGCACTGCTGGGCCTGGTGCGCGAGGGGGGACAGTTCGTGGCGGCGGGCGACGAGTTGCAGAACGTGTATGGGCGCGGCGGCGGGTGGCTGAGTGCGACGCGCTTCGGTCGCTGGCGTGAGCTGCGTTCCAGCGTGCGGCTGCACGACGACGTGGTGCGCTGGGCCAACGCCTTTGCGCGGGCCTACCTGCCGGGCGTGGGCCTGCTGGCCGAGTCGGACCAGCCGATGCTGCCGCTGGGCGCCCCCGAACTGCAGTGGCGGGACCTGCCCTCGCGGGACGCGGCGCTCGACGCCCTGGTCGAGCGGGCGCGGGAACTGCGGCATGCGGGCGCGCAGGCCAGCGACGTGGCGCTGCTGGTTCCCGACCACGCCTTCGGCCTGGAACTGGTGGCGCGGCTCGGCGCCCAGGGCGTGAACGTGAACCACGTCTTCACCGGGGACCAGGACGACAAACGGCAGAAATATGCCTTCTGGATGGGCGACGCCCGCCTGAAGGCCTGCACCGTGCATTCCTTCAAGGGCTGGGAGGCGCGGCATGTCGTGGCGGTCCTGGACACGGTCGGCGCACTCTCGCCGCCGCAGGCGATGCTGGCCTTCACCGCCATCACGCGCGCGCAGGGCTCGCTGACAATCCTGAACCTCAGCGGGCACTTCCGCGGCTTCCCCGGGCTCGTGGCTGCCCTGGAACCCACCGCCCAGGGGGCGGCGTGA